In Setaria italica strain Yugu1 chromosome IX, Setaria_italica_v2.0, whole genome shotgun sequence, the genomic stretch TCTCCAGGTACCAGCTCATGATGCAAGGTACCATCTACAAACTACAACAGATTCCTACCAAATTCAAGACAACACAAGAGAGGCAACTGATGCAAAATACTTATGCTGCGACCAAGCACCAGGCGGGCGGAAAATCGCTGGGCTCCAGAAGCAAATCCTCTCAAGAACTTCTGTCAGAAAGAGGCTCCGTGTTTTCGCACCCTAGTTTTGAGGGTAAACGAAGCGAAAGAAGAAATCCTATAAGCGCATCAGCCCACCATCAGCATGGGCTTGTGCCAGCAAATATCTGCTCAAAAGAAACGTGTAGATTCTGGAGTGCACAAATGAAAATTCTAATCCTGTAAAAGGACAAAGGATACAAGTCCCATTAGCCCTTCAAAACTGGAGGGTTCTCGCCGTCCAGTGACAAATTAAGGCAACCGAAAACACAGTCACAAACCACCTAATGTTTCAACTATGTACACCAGGAGATGCTTCCTGCACCCAACAGACAACAAATGGACCTTAAACAGACAACAGATTGACCTTCAATTTAACATTACTCAGCTGGCATTTCTGAAAACCTGTTACACCATCAACTTCCAAACACCAGGGGGCAAAGAATGCCAGGGCAGAGGGCACCACCAAAAAACTGCTCCCACGAGTCCAACTGATGAAGGTACTATTTACAAAATACAACAGATACCTACTACAACTCACAAAAACCAGAGCGATACAGAAAGTAAAGCACTCAATTATGAACGTTCATTCCTTCTTCCTAGCACTGATCCTCATCAAGCTTTTCAATTACACTACGAAGTTTTTGAACCACTGGATTATCCCAGTGAACTCTGATTCTCTCCATCAGCAACCTACATGGATCATGGTTGACAGGAGGCACATCCCTGGGAACCGGAGGATTGAGGAAAGGATGGTGAAGTAGCTGAGGTATTCTCCATCGATCGTTCCGGTCCCATGCAAGACACCTTTGCATCAAATCAATGAGCCATGGGTTGTCAACTGGTTCATAGATGATCTTGTGATTCCTATCAGTCACTTCTTTATATTTGGCCCAAAAACTCTTGTAGTTTGCAAAAGGTGTCTTACCATACACCATCTGATAAAGAATACAGCCAAGAGACCAAATATCAGAGGGGCGCCCACACTTGATAATGTTACCACCTGAGTCGGTATCGTCGCACATGAATGCTTCAGGCGACATGTAGTTCAGTGTCCCTACCTGCTCATCACAGTGAGAAAACCAAAATTAGCATACCACAAAAAGATGCACACATAACTGAAGATAACTATATTCTTATTAATATACAAGTGAATGCAAAAAGGAAAGGTTGCAATTGTGCCAGAGTGTATCACACGGTACCTGAGCATCACGTCGAATGTTTgttgtatcattcattattgcTTTGGCAATGCCAAAGTCAATAAGTTTAAGCGAGCCCCTTACAAGCATAAAATTGGCAGGCTTCAAATCAGAGTGCACTATCCGTTCATCATGTATTGTATTGACAGCTTCAAGCATTTGCTATAgcacaaacaaaagaaaaaaaatgagaaggtGCCTAAAAGGTTCACATTGTTTCCTATTTTATCATGTAAGTACAACACCAAGTTGCACATAGGTTATGGTATCTCAGtatgtttcagactttcagtggTTTTGTTCGGTAAACTGCATTGTGGTATAGAAACAGGTACAGTAATAAACCACAAGAAATTCTAGCAATTCACAGATATGGTTGCACTGGGCAACAAGATACAACAATTAATTCTACACAATTCTTTTCTGTTAATGTTTTGCATAAATAAAGAAGCAATACCTAAAAATCTAGGAGAACTAACATAGATAATTTGCCCAGCGAAGATAAATCAAATATTAGTACCAGAACCAGAAACCACTTGGCCACTAAATACAATTGATCTAACTACCTACCCAGTAATGGGAATAGTCATGAAGGGTAATAAAACTAGGAACAATAATATATAACTGGTTAGTTTAATAGAAATACATTTTGAAACTTCAAAGATTGCTTTCACAAAGATTCTAGGAcatgacttttggtttgaaaaCTCTACAGTAAAGAGACTTAATATTTAGTTACAGTAAAATCTAATTGTCCAGTATTCAGATGCCTCATTTTAGTCTAATTGGGATAAAATGAAGGTTACCTGCCAATAAAAGCGTAGCCAATTTTCATCAATTTTCATATTAGAGTTGTTCCTCTCCTTCCACTTCTGAGCAACCATATGAGCTAAGTCGATTTCACCATACTCCAGGACCATGTAAATATAGTGGTCATCCTTAATTGTTCCATCCCTGGGTGACATGGAACCTTCTAGAAGCAAACTTTTGTCAGTGACCTGGTTAGAAGCAAACTTTTGTCAGTGACCTGGTTGATGCAAAATCCATAGGCAGATCAGATCAGAATGTCTCTCTGGAGATAGAATGGGTAATCTGTGTAGAAAAGTACAATTATTCTATGAAAACCAATATGCGTAAAGAACAATTAGATGACAGGTGTATTTTAGATAACCAATAGTTGCTTAAAATTTATAATTGTATGGCAATGCGGGTTGAAATCTTAGTAACCACACACAGTTTATCACCCTCTATAAAAATAAAACCATTTCTGCAACATGTGACCTGCCTGTATAGTACTGGAGTTTGTAACCGAAGTTTTTGTATCTATACAAGTAACAACAATTGTTTTTAAGTACTGAAAGTAAAGGGTCATCAATTTTGCAGGACACGATAATGTTAGGTCTGCTACATAGGATACTAGCATATGAACATGGAGAGCTCAAGATACAGATGTTGCCTGCTAATACGTCCTATGGGTGTATGTCTATGTCCATTGTCTGACAATGTGCAACTAGGACCAGAAAACAGCATAGGGTAGCATTGCAATGACATCTGTAATTGTGTCAAGTTTATGATACGCATGAGAACACAAGAAcataagaatttttcatgatgcGAGTGTAGTTTTTTATGAGTTTCTGTAAAGTCTGGGAAGCAAAATATTACCAATATAGATCCTAATTCTATCCATTCATCATCATTGATAATTGTCCTATGGGAAACTAACTAAACCGTAGAGGTTTACATAAAAAAAGATTAAACAGAGGTAGGAAATGCATATGATAATTCAAGAGTAATCTCTGCAAGTACATCAAGACAATGCTTTCATCGTTTAGGTGAGGAAGCAAATCTTCTTCACACAGAAAATCAAACAAAGACACCGAAATAGGAAAAGGTATTTGGAAATAAGGTTAGTAACGTGGTACCTCATAATCAATCAGCTGTATGATATTGCTCTTCCCTTTCAACTTATTTAGATACTCAATTTCTTGGCAAAAACCATAGGCAGTGGGGTAGTCACGGCCCCTAAGTTTGATCTTTTTCATGGCATATATTGTGCAATCTGATGATATAACTTTGTGGACTTCACTGCTACCCCCGGATCCTATTTTACCAAGTTTCTGATAAAGTTTCCCATTCACCTTAAAGAACACATTAGGATCATAATTCTTTTTGTGCCGCTCCTTCTCACCCTTGTTTGGTCGGGGAGCACCACCATCCCTGGCAGATGTAGACTGGTCATTTGCAGGTAAGCCTTCAGCTCGCAAACTGCCAACACTGGAAGCAGCTTTGTCTGTGGCACCATTGCCTACACGAGCCTGCTGATCGAGGGGAATCCAATCACCAACACCCGTCGCAACTGCATGCTCCTTTTGAGGACAATGGCCCAATACACCTTTAGATGATTCTGCAGCAGATTCTGGCATCTGCATTGGTGAAGCATATCCGCTACTCTGTGGAGCTTGTGAACTTTGGACAGTAGGCCCTGAGTGTATTGATACAGCAGTAACAGATGAACCAATGGCAGAGCAACGGGTCATTGGCTCTCCATGATTCTGATTACGAGCCTCTTCAATCCCTCTCTGAGACAAATTAGGCGCATCAGCTGGTGATATCGACAGCTCCATATCGACAGCTGCATCAGCAATTTCAAGCTCCTGATGCTTCTGCTGGTGATACTGTGCTCCATGATCTGCAGGATTACTTTCTCCTGCTGTCAATGAAACAGAATGCAGATAAGACAACATACTGTCCATTCTACTATCAACAGTGATCCCTACATTATCACCTGCAATGTAAACTGATAACTAAACATGCacacaactttgtagttaaataTCGAAGAAAGGAAACGATTCTTACTCTGGGAAGTTAACTGTGGATCAACAACTGAGTTAAACTGTTCTTTCTTAAAACTTTCCGCCACCAATGAATTGCGAGATGCAATTTGAGATGAAGCTTCCAGAGATGACTTCTCCCTATCAGCCAACAGATTAGCCTGAGTCTTCTGGTGGTAGTTCTGGTCAACACTCTGCCCACAGGTATCTGTGCTATTTTTTAACACTGAGGGTGTCGTCAACATCAACTCATCTGGAGTAGAGTATCCCAATTTAGCCGTGCCAGAAATTTTTTGTTGATCAGGCGTGGCATTTTGAAGCCTGGAGGGTCCCAACAGGCCTCTCTGAGACTGCATGACCTTTCCTTCACGATTTTTCACTTCAGAAGTGCTGGGTCCAGCTTTATTTGTCCGCTCGGCTCTGGAGACCAGAACCCGAGTCGCTCTTGGAAAGCTTGTCTGAAGTGAGCCTGGGGTAAGATCAGTTAGAAGCTGACCAATATCACATCTGACATAATTCATTCGGATAGCAGTACAGTATACAAAGTTACAAACTCGAAACAACGTCACAGGTAGTTCCTAGAAACTCAACGCCAATGACAAAGCCACCAAATCAAGTGCAAGCGTGACTTTTTACAGGGTGCCCAGTAAATCGGAAACTTACATAATAGCATGCACTTAGATTTACAGTGGAAAAGCACCAAACACAAATTAGAACCCTAGACGCTAATGACTCCAGAGGAGAGTAGGCTACAGAGTCGAGTCCACTCACCAGGAGGCCTCTGGCGCTTGACAGCGGCATGAATCTCTCTCAGTAAGGCGGTAGGGGAGATCGTGAGAGACGAGGACGACCCCGACGACGACGTCAGGTTGCCGGCGGCCGTGTCCCCGCCGGTAGGGGCAGTGGTGCCCTTTCCGGCACTGGCTCCGGCGGCGTGGTAGGGTGTTGGGGGCCGAAGGAAGCTATCCCTGCTCTCCataggcggcggcgatggggctCACCGGCATCTCGCCGGAGAGGCGGATCCGCGGCGCTAGGGTTCCCTGGCGGCCGACGGGGCGTGAACCGATCCGGTCAACAGCGGGCTGGGGAGGCGTCGCGAGGTGCGGGCTGGGAGGTGGCCATGGAACGGAACGGCAGCGGAGATGAAGCGAATCGAAGGGAGGTCGAGCTGCTGGGGGAGGAGGCCAGGAGGGAATGGGGACAAAACCCaaaaatttgaaatggaggaaggCGAAGATGCCGTGAATCAGAGAGGGCTATTTTTGTCCGAAATTGCATAATTTTTGTTAGTTGTTTCCGAATTGTGGCTTGGTCTAGAAGCCGATAGGTTTTATGGGCTGGGCTTGGAGTTTGAAGCTGGTGTGTACTCTACCCCACCCAGCGGCTAGAATTGTGGGCGGACCGGGCCGTTTCGCCCTTGAAGGCCCagttgccaccgccgccgcctccgcctccctcgggGACGCCTGCCGCCGTGCCGTTGCCGGGAGAGATGGGATCGGCGGCGGCTTGGAAGGCGCCGTCGCTATTGGACCTGCTGCCGGACCTGTCCGCTGAGGAGAAGGAGCGACTGCGGTTCTAGGGGAGCCTGGCCGACCCCCAGCGCGAGGACGTCGCGTTGTCTCCATCCTATCCGGTGCCTTGTGTCAGGTACGTCGACTCGCCCCTCCCCGTTTCCTCATCTCCGAGGCAGCGTTTGCAGCTAACTAGGCTTACGCCATGATTGAAGTTTGGATTGAGGCCTCTGACGCTCTTCACTACAAATTGATTTGGTCTGTCCAATTTGACACGATGACAGTGACAACAAATTTATCTAGAGATCGCACTGAGAGCACCCTGCAGTCTTTGTTCGTCAATCAAAGGTTCAGAACACACCAGTCAGTCTTCCTTTGTGATCACTCACATCCCACAAGCAATAGTGAGCAAAAGAAATTACTATCTATCCTACCTCTAACCTGATCCTAGTTACAAAAATTTAGCCCACCTGTGCAGTACTGAGGGTGTATCATGTATGCAACCTCAGCAGACCAATATGCGCATGCAAACTCTGAAGACGGTCATCCACAAAGGTTGATCGCATTCTCTGGTGGTCTGGCTGCAGGTTCTTCCCCATCTTTGCGTCTCAATTCAGCTACAGAAGGACCGAGATGCACCTCATTTACCAGCTGCATTGTCATGCCTCCACGGGACTGCTGCTGGTGACTTCATGCCTTCATGGTCACCTTGCCTCTCGCGGAGTGCGAGATCTAGCTCTATCCTGGCCATTCGCCTGAGCTAAATGTCGTTTCTTTAGAACTCTTTTCCTGAGATACCCATCTCTTTCTACCGCCCGTTGTACGGCTTTCGTGAGCCTCGACTCAACCACTTCCCACGATACAAGCTTCTCCAGAACCGCAGCAACATAATCAGCCCTTCGATCCTGCATGGATGTAAAGAAAGACAAACCAAGTCAGAGAAAATATCTTATTTAACTACTGACGAAACTTTAAGCACAGTTCACCATCTAACCTCGTAATCCAGGTAGTATGCATGCTGTTCCCAGATGTGAGTAGAATTGTTAGTAAAGATGTATTTTTAGGGAAAAACTAAGAAGTAAGGGAAAGGAACATGTATAATGTATTGCAACATCCATACCTCCCAAACATCAATCGCGAGGAGTGGCTGCCAAAGAAATGGATTCATGAGATTTTGGTAAAAaaaaccagaaaaaaaaaaggggggggggggggggggggaagttGCAGACTTGAAGATACTCACAGAATGGCCCCAAACAAGAGGGTTGATGGCATTTGGAGTCTTTGAGATGACCAGCCTACCGTAATTGTCAGATGGGATTGGACTTCTTGACTTCACGTAAGGCAACTTGCTTTCTTTGTCTACAAGCAGTTATTGGAAAAGAGTTATGTTCATGACACCAAAATGTGCAAGCTACATCTTAGAACAGTGAAGGCAAGAGATAAGGTCGTTAGCATCACTTACAAGAAAGCCAAACCCATCCAGAACCAAACTGAGTCAGTGCAGCATCCATGAATTGTTGGAGCATGTGCTCATAGGAGCCGAAGTCTCTGTTAATAAACTTCAGAAGCCGTTCCGGTGGTTTGCCCCCACCGCCAGGTTTCATGGATCGCCAATAAAAATCATGGTTCCATACCTAAAAAACATGGCCAAGAATTAGGCACTTGAAGTATACACAAGTTGGCAAAGATGCATTGCATGCAATGATACCTGCGCAGCATGGAAGAAGGGAGGATGGGGCTGCTCCCTGCCCTCGTTGAAAGAGGACAGCATCATCTGCCCCAGTGACATGCCTTCCCACTCACTGCCACCGATCATACCATTGAGCCTATCCACATGCATCTGCTGATGAACTACCCAGTGCTGCTCAACTGTCTCCTTGCTTATGTATGGCTCCAGCGCATCCTACATAACCACCCCCATTGGTGATTCCATTCACTACTTAATCTTTTAGCAAATTGACACCCTGAGTACTTACTGAAGGATAAGGAAGTGGCTGATGCTTTATCCACTCAACATCCTCAGGCAATGAAGACTCCAGTTCATCTTCTGTATCACCATCAGCATCAATAGTGTCATCAGTGTCAGTCTCAAGGTCAGTTTCATCATCAGTAGCATCAGCATCCAAAGTGCCATCCTCAGTCAACACATTCGCCTCATTGGTACAATGAAATATCAGGGAACTCCGTCTCCTCGTCCTCTCCCCCTGATGAAAAGCATTCATTTTATCACATCAAATCAAACATGCAATTAAGTTGGTGAGGCCTCCTTGACCCAAAAATGATACAGATGTGCTCCCCCTTAATTCTACAGTGAAAGATGGTAGTAGTCTTCTGacacacaaaagaaataaaatgctGTGGCTAACCTACTGCTTGACGTTGGAGAATAAATCAACAAGAGGCCAAAACATGACTTGTTATTGCACAGGTTAACATCACAAAACTAAAGTAAATGGTGTTGCACAGAAGAAGTGAAGAACACGAGAACCATTTTCCAGTCCCGACAAGACGCTAGCCAACACACAATAGACCACAGATGCCAAGCATGGGCTACCTCCCAATCCAAGCTACCAACTGGTGAATGACAAGACGAAAAGGGGAGGGGGGAAACACTCACCCCGGTGCCTCCTCTCCGCaggaggacgaggcggcggccatgCCGTCGGAAGCCGCCACCGGTGCTCTTGGAGAAGGATGCGGCGGTGGAGCTGCAGCTGGAGGCAGCGACGATACAGAGAGAGAGGccgccccccacccccaccagcGCGGTGGACGCCATGGACGCGAGCTCCGCTTGGGCAGGGTATAAGCCTTCAAGTTCAGTCAGACTTCAGAGGGCAAGAAGACTCGACGAGGTGAGGCGGAGGAGATAAGCGGCCGCGTGGTTGGATTGCTCTGTGGGCTCAAACTGACCACGGGCTTTCGGCTCACCATGGACGCTACTGGGCCTCACTTTATTTACAGGCCCGTCGAAAGAATTCATTTCGCTTGTGCATTTACCACTCCCACCCCTTGAGCTGATTACCAGACTCGCAAATCTTCTAGGTTTCTGATTCTTGTTTTTAGTTTCTGACGTGGGAAGTGGGATAAATATTTCACTGAAACTCGTCAAACAACGAATGAATCCTACAAATTTTCGATGGAAGTTCCTAGCTGTCGAACAACAGCTCTGCAGAATAACATCGCATTGCCACAACAGCGCTCCAGCAGGAACCGGAACATTTTAACTTGAGATGTACGAGGTGCCAATTCGTAAGAGCAAGATGAAATTACAGAACCACCCGTACATGCAGCCAAATACTGAATTCATCTCAGGATAGTATGGAATTAGTTTGGTTCACTTAAACTCAAAGCATAAGATAAATAGCAGTATCAAAACGCCAGATGAACTTCAGAAGCTAACGATAAACTCTAGGTAGAGAACTATTCTTTGCGATGCGAATCCTCAGTttacttcttctcttccttctcagCCTCGGCAGCCTTCTTCTGCCGCATACCCTGGTGACGTTTGTTCATCCTTTCCAAGCGAAGCTTTTTGTAGGCCCCTGATTCCTTCATCTCATCCGTCACCTTGACAACTTCGATCGAGCGCTTCTCGCCACGGGTGATAGGCATGTACTCGCCCTGGACCTGGGTGGCTGTGGCAAGTTCCTCAGGGGTGGAGTCACCAGCCTGCAGAAGGGAAGTTTTGTAAGATGTCTTCAATACAGCAAAACAAATCATCGTGAATTGAACAAACAGAGAGGAAAGGCTTCCTCACCTTGACCTTGCGAGCACGTCTTGGGAAGATCACAAGCTTGGCCTTGTAGGTCTTCAGCCTCTGGACATTGGACTGCAGACCCTCAAGTGAGCGGTTCTTGCGGCGGTGATCCACTGAAATGCCAATGGTTGGGGCAAGCTTCTTGGGAATACCAGCTGCCTGAAGTGTGCAACAGGTCAATGAAAACTCAGTCAATGAGAACCATTGGTATAGGTATGACACCACAAAAAAGCTGCAAATGAGCAATCAAGTTTACCTTAAGTTCTTCAAGGGTGAAGCCCCTCCCAGCCCTAGACTTCATGTTGTACTTGCGTGATTGGCACTGAACAATGGGGCGAAGAGGTCCAGCAGTGGGGCGTGGGAAGATCTTTACAGCCTTCTTTTGCCTAGCTGAAAAGCCAAAAACAAAAGGCATTAGCTCATAATCCAAACCGAAATAGCATACTGGAGGCAAATAATGAAACATGTCTCATGCGCAACTGCAATGGACCAGGTGAATTCATGCAGTATGCAAATTTATGCACATAACAGCAAGTAAATACTGTTCCAGAAACTCAATGGCCACACAGTAAGTAACAGAAAGGAAACCAGTCTCAATAAATAATTCTGGCCTGACTAGCATAACTGTGTGAATATAATTCTGAAGAACTGCACCAATCAGAAACAACAAGACATGTACACAATCTATCAATTGTGGGTCTCAGATAACATTTGTATGTATGATGCATACAATTCAGTTCTAGGAATTCGTACATGTCTATTAACTGGTGTTCTCACAGGCCAGCCAAACATAGCCACAGAACACAAGCCATAGAACCAGTCCATACTTTATGTGAGCATTTAGACATAATTCATGCAGTTCAATACTCATAGGCAATTTGATCTCTCTATGCATTACTGCAGTACCTACTTGCTCATGTAAAGAGCCATGGTACAGAGAACAAATGGCAGGGAATGGATAGACTTAGTTACCAATGCGGCGCCTCTGCTTGCGGGCAGGCTGGTTGAACCATGTCTTGACATAGTTCTGCCAGTGCTTCTTGAAGTGCCCGTTGGGGATGACGTTGTTGTGCTTCATCCTTGCTTACCTTATCTGCACCAAATCAAACAACCAAAAGCCAAAATCAGCATCCCCGCCACCATGTAATTCCTTCACAGCACAACACCAACAATATACTGGTGCAAGCACACTAATCTAGACCAAATTACAAACTCTAGGTCCGCACACTGTTCTAGATCCAACGAGAGTTTCGAAACCAAGCACACAAGGATTAACCAATACCGCCCGCTGTTCTGATTACGATAACACATCGAAACCAAGCACACGACGCTATGTATCTTCCTTCTCCCACGGCCACCGCATCACATATTAACAGGGGAAGAAAAACAGCAGATCCGGAGAGCAGGAGATGAAAACGAACCATAGCTACATCGATCTAAACAGATGCATAGGATGGCCTACGGGTGCACGCATCGATCCAGAGTGCTGGGCAACAGGAAGAGTTGGGGAGGATCGGGAGGGTACCTTGCGGgaacgaggcggaggaggaaacGGGCGCCGGGCGAGCGAATGACGGCGCGCTAGGGTGCGGACGCGTCCGCCCTTACTGGGCCTCTTCAAGGCTGTGTCAGTCTGGCTGGGCGAGCGACGTCGTCCTTGTTCTGGGCTGAGTAAAACCGGTTGGGAGTGCCGGCCCATCAAACCGGTTGGGAGTGCCTTCTAGTTCTCTCGGCGCGGAAGGGAGAAGGATGGCGTCGTGGGCGGAGCAGCTGCAGCGCGAGCTCGCCGGCCGCGgtctcgccgtcgcctccattCCCGGAAAGGGCCGGGGACTCGTCGCCTCTCGCACCTTCTTCCCAGGTTAAACCGCCTGCTCTCTCTCAACTGAAAAGGGCGCTGTTGAGCGTGTTCGCGGGTTGCCCACAAACTGCTCGATGAAATGCGCGACTGGCACCCGTCATGAACGCTGGTGCCACGGCACGGTGAAGCATCCTTGATTTGGTTTGATGGTTTGCTGCACTGATGTCATGGCAATTTTGCTGTGCCTTTTGCGCCGCTGACGGAATCCTGCGATGTGTTGTAGGTGAAGTCATTATCAGCCAAGAACCTTACACTTCCACGCCTAACAAGATTTTAGTCAGATCAAGCTGTGACCATTGTTTCGCCTCTAGCAACCTGAGGAAGTGCTCGGCTTGTCGAGTAACTTGGTACTGCAGCAGCGATTGCCAGGTGCTGGCTCTAGTCTTTTCTGTAGTGGTACATTTCCATTGATTGTGCAGCCACATGCTTCTGTGGTTATGCATGAACGTTCCTCTAGTAATTGCCGTGCTTTTGATGatatgctttttttttatttcactgAGGAATGCTGTTAGTGCAGAAAGAAGAATGGAAACTGCATCAGCTCGAGTGTAGAGTGATGGCAGCTCTTACGGAGGATAGAAAGAAGATGCTTACTCCTACAATTCGTTTGATGGTGCGGCTGGTACTGAAAAGAAAATTGCAAAATGAGAAGGTATTGGCTGGTTCCATGCTTACCTTTTTATAGATTGAAGTTAAGGCACTTTGTTGTACTATGAGTGGTGTCTCTCAGTCATTCAAATTTCAATTTTTCATATTCATTGTAGTACCTATATGGTAACTTTTTGCCACAAGGACATTTCAAATCTCAA encodes the following:
- the LOC101774846 gene encoding serine/threonine protein kinase KIN1 isoform X1, with amino-acid sequence MESRDSFLRPPTPYHAAGASAGKGTTAPTGGDTAAGNLTSSSGSSSSLTISPTALLREIHAAVKRQRPPGSLQTSFPRATRVLVSRAERTNKAGPSTSEVKNREGKVMQSQRGLLGPSRLQNATPDQQKISGTAKLGYSTPDELMLTTPSVLKNSTDTCGQSVDQNYHQKTQANLLADREKSSLEASSQIASRNSLVAESFKKEQFNSVVDPQLTSQSDNVGITVDSRMDSMLSYLHSVSLTAGESNPADHGAQYHQQKHQELEIADAAVDMELSISPADAPNLSQRGIEEARNQNHGEPMTRCSAIGSSVTAVSIHSGPTVQSSQAPQSSGYASPMQMPESAAESSKGVLGHCPQKEHAVATGVGDWIPLDQQARVGNGATDKAASSVGSLRAEGLPANDQSTSARDGGAPRPNKGEKERHKKNYDPNVFFKVNGKLYQKLGKIGSGGSSEVHKVISSDCTIYAMKKIKLRGRDYPTAYGFCQEIEYLNKLKGKSNIIQLIDYEVTDKSLLLEGSMSPRDGTIKDDHYIYMVLEYGEIDLAHMVAQKWKERNNSNMKIDENWLRFYWQQMLEAVNTIHDERIVHSDLKPANFMLVRGSLKLIDFGIAKAIMNDTTNIRRDAQVGTLNYMSPEAFMCDDTDSGGNIIKCGRPSDIWSLGCILYQMVYGKTPFANYKSFWAKYKEVTDRNHKIIYEPVDNPWLIDLMQRCLAWDRNDRWRIPQLLHHPFLNPPVPRDVPPVNHDPCRLLMERIRVHWDNPVVQKLRSVIEKLDEDQC
- the LOC101774846 gene encoding serine/threonine protein kinase KIN1 isoform X3; translation: MESRDSFLRPPTPYHAAGASAGKGTTAPTGGDTAAGNLTSSSGSSSSLTISPTALLREIHAAVKRQRPPGSLQTSFPRATRVLVSRAERTNKAGPSTSEVKNREGKVMQSQRGLLGPSRLQNATPDQQKISGTAKLGYSTPDELMLTTPSVLKNSTDTCGQSVDQNYHQKTQANLLADREKSSLEASSQIASRNSLVAESFKKEQFNSVVDPQLTSQRESNPADHGAQYHQQKHQELEIADAAVDMELSISPADAPNLSQRGIEEARNQNHGEPMTRCSAIGSSVTAVSIHSGPTVQSSQAPQSSGYASPMQMPESAAESSKGVLGHCPQKEHAVATGVGDWIPLDQQARVGNGATDKAASSVGSLRAEGLPANDQSTSARDGGAPRPNKGEKERHKKNYDPNVFFKVNGKLYQKLGKIGSGGSSEVHKVISSDCTIYAMKKIKLRGRDYPTAYGFCQEIEYLNKLKGKSNIIQLIDYEVTDKSLLLEGSMSPRDGTIKDDHYIYMVLEYGEIDLAHMVAQKWKERNNSNMKIDENWLRFYWQQMLEAVNTIHDERIVHSDLKPANFMLVRGSLKLIDFGIAKAIMNDTTNIRRDAQVGTLNYMSPEAFMCDDTDSGGNIIKCGRPSDIWSLGCILYQMVYGKTPFANYKSFWAKYKEVTDRNHKIIYEPVDNPWLIDLMQRCLAWDRNDRWRIPQLLHHPFLNPPVPRDVPPVNHDPCRLLMERIRVHWDNPVVQKLRSVIEKLDEDQC
- the LOC101774846 gene encoding mitogen-activated protein kinase kinase kinase 1 isoform X2; amino-acid sequence: MESRDSFLRPPTPYHAAGASAGKGTTAPTGGDTAAGNLTSSSGSSSSLTISPTALLREIHAAVKRQRPPGSLQTSFPRATRVLVSRAERTNKAGPSTSEVKNREGKVMQSQRGLLGPSRLQNATPDQQKISGTAKLGYSTPDELMLTTPSVLKNSTDTCGQSVDQNYHQKTQANLLADREKSSLEASSQIASRNSLVAESFKKEQFNSVVDPQLTSQTGESNPADHGAQYHQQKHQELEIADAAVDMELSISPADAPNLSQRGIEEARNQNHGEPMTRCSAIGSSVTAVSIHSGPTVQSSQAPQSSGYASPMQMPESAAESSKGVLGHCPQKEHAVATGVGDWIPLDQQARVGNGATDKAASSVGSLRAEGLPANDQSTSARDGGAPRPNKGEKERHKKNYDPNVFFKVNGKLYQKLGKIGSGGSSEVHKVISSDCTIYAMKKIKLRGRDYPTAYGFCQEIEYLNKLKGKSNIIQLIDYEVTDKSLLLEGSMSPRDGTIKDDHYIYMVLEYGEIDLAHMVAQKWKERNNSNMKIDENWLRFYWQQMLEAVNTIHDERIVHSDLKPANFMLVRGSLKLIDFGIAKAIMNDTTNIRRDAQVGTLNYMSPEAFMCDDTDSGGNIIKCGRPSDIWSLGCILYQMVYGKTPFANYKSFWAKYKEVTDRNHKIIYEPVDNPWLIDLMQRCLAWDRNDRWRIPQLLHHPFLNPPVPRDVPPVNHDPCRLLMERIRVHWDNPVVQKLRSVIEKLDEDQC
- the LOC101774846 gene encoding uncharacterized protein LOC101774846 isoform X4, which produces MESRDSFLRPPTPYHAAGASAGKGTTAPTGGDTAAGNLTSSSGSSSSLTISPTALLREIHAAVKRQRPPGSLQTSFPRATRVLVSRAERTNKAGPSTSEVKNREGKVMQSQRGLLGPSRLQNATPDQQKISGTAKLGYSTPDELMLTTPSVLKNSTDTCGQSVDQNYHQKTQANLLADREKSSLEASSQIASRNSLVAESFKKEQFNSVVDPQLTSQSDNVGITVDSRMDSMLSYLHSVSLTAGESNPADHGAQYHQQKHQELEIADAAVDMELSISPADAPNLSQRGIEEARNQNHGEPMTRCSAIGSSVTAVSIHSGPTVQSSQAPQSSGYASPMQMPESAAESSKGVLGHCPQKEHAVATGVGDWIPLDQQARVGNGATDKAASSVGSLRAEGLPANDQSTSARDGGAPRPNKGEKERHKKNYDPNVFFKVNGKLYQKLGKIGSGGSSEVHKVISSDCTIYAMKKIKLRGRDYPTAYGFCQEIEYLNKLKGKSNIIQLIDYEVTDKSLLLEGSMSPRDGTIKDDHYIYMVLEYGEIDLAHMVAQKWKERNNSNMKIDENWLRFYWQQMLEAVNTIHDERIVHSDLKPANFMLVRGSLKLIDFGIAKAIMNDTTNIRRDAQVGTLNYMSPEAFMCDDTDSGGNIIKCGRPSDIWSLGCILYQMVYGVLHGTGTIDGEYLSYFTILSSILRFPGMCLLSTMIHVGC
- the LOC101775787 gene encoding superoxide dismutase [Fe] 1, chloroplastic, with protein sequence MASTALVGVGGGLSLCIVAASSCSSTAASFSKSTGGGFRRHGRRLVLLRRGGTGGERTRRRSSLIFHCTNEANVLTEDGTLDADATDDETDLETDTDDTIDADGDTEDELESSLPEDVEWIKHQPLPYPSDALEPYISKETVEQHWVVHQQMHVDRLNGMIGGSEWEGMSLGQMMLSSFNEGREQPHPPFFHAAQVWNHDFYWRSMKPGGGGKPPERLLKFINRDFGSYEHMLQQFMDAALTQFGSGWVWLSYKESKLPYVKSRSPIPSDNYGRLVISKTPNAINPLVWGHSPLLAIDVWEHAYYLDYEDRRADYVAAVLEKLVSWEVVESRLTKAVQRAVERDGYLRKRVLKKRHLAQANGQDRARSRTPREAR